The following is a genomic window from Amycolatopsis acidiphila.
CTGGTCGAGCGCTGGCAGGAGGTGCGCGGCCTGCTGCCTGCCAACGAGCTGTACTTCACCTGGTCCAGCGCCGACCCCTCCGGCGAGGACCACATCACGACGTCCTACCTGCAGGAGACCGCGGCCGAGGCGGGGCTGGACACGGTGGGCCTCGCGATCGAGGAGATCGGCTGGGACCCGGTGCTCAAGCGGTTCGTCGACCTCGAAGAGGCGCCGATGAACACCGTGCTGAAGCTCTACCCGTGGGAATGGGTGGTGGACGAGGAGTTCGGCCACCACGCCGTCGAGTCGCTGCCCCGGACGCTGTGGATCGAACCACTGTGGAAGATGCTGCTGTCCAACAAGACGCTGCTGGCGATCCTGTGGGAGAACTACCCCGGCCATCCGAACCTGCTGCCCGCCTTCGCCGACGACCCCGGCCTGCTCACCGAGTACGTCCGCAAGCCGAAGCTGGGCCGTGAGGGCGCGAACGTGTCGATCGTGGCCCCCGGGTACGAGACCGAGACACCCGGCGTCTACGGCGAGGAAGGCTACGTCTACCAGGCGTTCGACCCGCTGCCCGAGTTCGACGGCTTCCGGCCCGCGCTGGGTGCCTGGATCGTCGGCGACAGCGCGGCGGGCCTCGGCATCCGGGAGACCGCCGGGCTGGTGACCGACGACGGGGCCGCGTTCGTCCCGCACCGCATCCCGGAATCGTGATAAACAGCCCGCACCATCACTGACCGAACCGGGAGAATCCGTGACCACGACCCTCGCGCTGGCCGACACCTTCGGTTCCGACCTCGTCAAGGGGATCGGCGCAATCCTGCTCTACGGTGTCGTCGGGCTGCTGCTGATGCTGGTCGGTTTCTACGCGATCGACTGGACCACGCCGGGCAAGCTGTCGAAGCTCGTGCACCAGGGCCTGCCGAACGCGGTCATCGTCACCGCGTCGGGGATGCTGTCGATGGCGTTCATCGTCGTCGTCGCCATCTTCAACTCCGCGAGCGACCTGACCGAGGGTCTGATCACCTCGCTCATCTACGGCCTGCTGGGCATAATCGTGCAGGTCCTGGCGGTGCGGCTGCTGGAGTGGGCCACTCGGATCGACGTCGGCTCGACCATCGAGAGCGACAAGTTCGCCCCGGCGAGCGTCGTGGTCGCCGCCGCGCACCTGGCGCTGGGTCTCGTCGTGGCGGTCGGCATCTCCTAGTGTTAGTGGCGTGCGCCTGCTGAGGACACCGGAAGACCGGTTCGCCGACCTGCCCGAGTTCGACTTCCCAGTCCTGTACGCCGACATCGAGAACCCGAGAGACGGCATCGTCAGAGTCGCCTACACCGAGGCCGGTCCGCCCGACGGTCCGCCGGTGCTGCTCCTGCACGGAGAGCCCAGCTGGTCCTTCCTCTACCGGAAGATGCTGCCGGTGCTCGCGGACGCGGGCCTGCGCGCCATCGCGCCCGATCTGGTCGGCTTCGGCCGCTCGGACAAGCCGGTCGACGTCGTGGACCACACCTACGCCCGGCACGTCGAGTGGATGCGCGCGTTCGCGTTCGACGCGCTCGACCTGCGTGGGGTCACGCTCGTCGGACAGGACTGGGGCGGGCTGATCGGGCTGCGCCTGGTCGCCGAAAACCCCGGCCGCTTCACGAAGGTCGTCGCCGCGAACACCGGACTGCCCACGGGCGACCAGGACATGCCGAAGGTCTGGCACACGTTCCGCGAGGCCGTCCAAAAAGCACCGGTGCTCGACATCGGGCGGTTCGTCCAGTCCGGCTGCCGCACGAAACTGTCCGACGAGACGCGTGCGGCCTACGACGCGCCGTTCCCGAACGAGATGTACAAAGCGGGTCCGCGCGCGATGCCCGGGCTGGTGCCGATCCGGCCGGACGACCCGGCGAGCGAGGCCAACCGCCGGGCCTGGGCAACATTGTCCACTATGGACATACCGTTCCTGTGCGCGTTCTCCGACGGGGACCCGATCACCGGTGGGATGGCCCCGGTCCTGCGGCGCGCCATGAAGGGCGCCGAAGGACTGGACCATCCCACCGTGGCGGACGCCGGGCACTTCCTGCAGGAGGACGCCGGCGCCGAACTGGGCCGGATAGTGGCCGCGTTCGTCCGCGATTAGGGGTGGTTGCGGCGG
Proteins encoded in this region:
- a CDS encoding glutathionylspermidine synthase family protein, translating into MRRGTSTPRRDWQRIVEEQGLVFGTPARYGSGQERPYWDESVHYVLEMDEVLSLEADVELLHSMCLEAVDNVVLTERYAQFGIPEWVWPHIAESWKRRDPHVYGRFDLRYDGNGPAKLLEYNADTPTSLLEASVLQWHWKTEVFPDDDQWNSIHEKLVERWQEVRGLLPANELYFTWSSADPSGEDHITTSYLQETAAEAGLDTVGLAIEEIGWDPVLKRFVDLEEAPMNTVLKLYPWEWVVDEEFGHHAVESLPRTLWIEPLWKMLLSNKTLLAILWENYPGHPNLLPAFADDPGLLTEYVRKPKLGREGANVSIVAPGYETETPGVYGEEGYVYQAFDPLPEFDGFRPALGAWIVGDSAAGLGIRETAGLVTDDGAAFVPHRIPES
- a CDS encoding DUF350 domain-containing protein → MTTTLALADTFGSDLVKGIGAILLYGVVGLLLMLVGFYAIDWTTPGKLSKLVHQGLPNAVIVTASGMLSMAFIVVVAIFNSASDLTEGLITSLIYGLLGIIVQVLAVRLLEWATRIDVGSTIESDKFAPASVVVAAAHLALGLVVAVGIS
- a CDS encoding haloalkane dehalogenase, which gives rise to MRLLRTPEDRFADLPEFDFPVLYADIENPRDGIVRVAYTEAGPPDGPPVLLLHGEPSWSFLYRKMLPVLADAGLRAIAPDLVGFGRSDKPVDVVDHTYARHVEWMRAFAFDALDLRGVTLVGQDWGGLIGLRLVAENPGRFTKVVAANTGLPTGDQDMPKVWHTFREAVQKAPVLDIGRFVQSGCRTKLSDETRAAYDAPFPNEMYKAGPRAMPGLVPIRPDDPASEANRRAWATLSTMDIPFLCAFSDGDPITGGMAPVLRRAMKGAEGLDHPTVADAGHFLQEDAGAELGRIVAAFVRD